One window of the Conexibacter sp. SYSU D00693 genome contains the following:
- a CDS encoding MOSC domain-containing protein has translation MGVLAIWRYPVKGMLGEQLETVEVGAGGLEGDRRWVVEDEDTGEQIASKRGPTDPRLRACRARMTADGELEVVLPGAGPVVQGVVAVAAALGDLLGRRITVVEHRVVHTGGFLDTDGHHDLAPLHLVTTRSLAHMARVAPSSDWDVRRLRPNLVLDDGAAPGLSEPSLLGRELAGGSGLRVSVSLPTPRCVVPTRAQEELPRDPSLLKAVAREQRWDLGPFGRPACLGLYAEVPHGGRVAAGERLTVGPPNAATPHGAVAAAVDGLVARLSGH, from the coding sequence ATGGGCGTCCTGGCGATCTGGCGCTACCCCGTCAAGGGCATGTTGGGCGAGCAGCTCGAGACCGTGGAGGTGGGCGCCGGCGGCCTCGAGGGCGACCGGCGGTGGGTCGTCGAGGACGAGGACACCGGCGAGCAGATCGCGAGCAAGCGCGGGCCGACGGACCCGCGCCTGCGAGCGTGCCGGGCCCGGATGACCGCCGATGGCGAGCTCGAGGTGGTGCTACCAGGCGCGGGACCCGTGGTGCAGGGCGTGGTGGCCGTGGCCGCGGCGCTCGGCGACCTGCTCGGGCGGCGCATCACGGTCGTCGAGCACCGCGTCGTCCACACGGGCGGCTTCCTGGACACCGACGGCCACCACGACCTCGCGCCGCTGCACCTCGTGACGACGCGCTCCCTGGCCCACATGGCGCGGGTCGCGCCGAGCTCGGACTGGGACGTGCGGCGGCTGCGCCCGAACCTCGTCCTCGACGACGGCGCAGCGCCGGGCCTCAGCGAGCCGTCCCTGCTCGGGCGCGAGCTCGCGGGTGGGTCTGGCCTGCGCGTCAGCGTCAGTCTCCCCACTCCCCGGTGCGTCGTGCCGACGCGCGCCCAGGAGGAGCTGCCGCGGGATCCGTCCCTGCTCAAGGCGGTTGCGCGCGAGCAGCGCTGGGACCTCGGCCCGTTCGGCCGTCCCGCGTGCCTCGGGCTCTACGCCGAGGTCCCGCACGGCGGACGCGTCGCCGCGGGCGAGCGGCTCACGGTCGGCCCACCGAACGCCGCCACGCCCCATGGCGCGGTGGCCGCCGCGGTCGACGGTCTCGTGGCACGGCTGTCGGGGCACTAG
- a CDS encoding OsmC family protein, whose product MATPPRSGSAVWRGDLQQGDGELTVGDGVFSGPYTFKSRFEDGDGTNPEELIAAAHASCFAMAFSNVLAEAGTPADEVKASARVQLRILDDGPAITKIALQVEGKVPGIDEATFLQHAEAAKAGCPVSKALAGVQEITLDAKLAS is encoded by the coding sequence ATGGCAACCCCTCCCCGCAGCGGCAGCGCGGTCTGGCGCGGTGACCTCCAGCAGGGCGACGGCGAGCTGACCGTCGGCGACGGCGTCTTCAGCGGCCCCTACACGTTCAAGTCGCGCTTCGAGGACGGCGACGGCACGAACCCCGAGGAGCTCATCGCCGCGGCCCACGCCTCGTGCTTCGCGATGGCCTTCAGCAACGTCCTCGCCGAGGCAGGCACGCCCGCCGACGAGGTCAAGGCCAGCGCCCGCGTCCAGCTGCGCATCCTCGACGACGGCCCCGCGATCACGAAGATCGCCCTCCAGGTCGAGGGCAAGGTCCCGGGCATCGACGAGGCCACCTTCCTCCAGCACGCCGAGGCCGCCAAGGCCGGCTGCCCGGTCTCCAAGGCGCTGGCCGGCGTC